Proteins co-encoded in one Lucilia cuprina isolate Lc7/37 chromosome X, ASM2204524v1, whole genome shotgun sequence genomic window:
- the LOC124421421 gene encoding uncharacterized protein LOC124421421 isoform X3: MVEGAPKGFSKGCNISKHIVWNTGNLSVIRSSIFNGWIMHSREKAKAQSVNSKKQLFIHDNFKLVSSVTEYLVK, encoded by the exons ATGGTGGAAGGAGCACCAAAAG GTTTTTCCAAGGGTTGCAATATTAGCAAACATATTGTTTGGAATACCGGCAACCTTAGCGTCATCCGAAGTAGCATTTTCAATGGCTGGATCATGCATAGTAGAGAAAAGGCCAAGGCTCAATCCGTCAACagtaaaaaacaattgtttatccATGACAATTTTAAATTG GTGTCATCTGTGACGGAATATTTGGTGAAATaa
- the LOC124421421 gene encoding uncharacterized protein LOC124421421 isoform X2, with protein sequence MLNFMSSEANSIEDDMLKEIQKYLNTSVSETESLEWWKEHQKVFPRVAILANILFGIPATLASSEVAFSMAGSCIVEKRPRLNPSTVKNNCLSMTILNWCHL encoded by the exons atgctaaattttatGAGTTCCGAAGCAAACTCGATTGAGGATGATATGTTAAAGGAGATACAAAAGTATCTAAATACATCAGTTTCGGAGACGGAAAGTTTAGAATGGTGGAAGGAGCACCAAAAG GTTTTTCCAAGGGTTGCAATATTAGCAAACATATTGTTTGGAATACCGGCAACCTTAGCGTCATCCGAAGTAGCATTTTCAATGGCTGGATCATGCATAGTAGAGAAAAGGCCAAGGCTCAATCCGTCAACagtaaaaaacaattgtttatccATGACAATTTTAAATTG GTGTCATCTGTGA
- the LOC124421421 gene encoding uncharacterized protein LOC124421421 isoform X1 produces MLNSFIENMEIINILLLQIKKDNLLIPEMEQGIINELRDFLEIFSEATTYLQGQEYATISTCVYFFENIYMSMVEKADLASFDIIINLYDHAKQHFYKRFKILKVHVLAALMDPCHKDWCKLENYIKRIPHSDSLPDDFVLEGDVANPITKEKLILFELLKHGIGESPSSILTPADQPEKINKISNTRRKMLNFMSSEANSIEDDMLKEIQKYLNTSVSETESLEWWKEHQKVFPRVAILANILFGIPATLASSEVAFSMAGSCIVEKRPRLNPSTVKNNCLSMTILNWCHL; encoded by the exons ATGCTAaacagttttatagaaaatatggagataataaatatattgttgttACAAATAAAGAAAGACAACCTGCTTATTCCAGAGATGGAGCAGGgaataataaatgaattaagagactttttggaaattttttcggAGGCAACAACGTACCTACAAGGTCAAGAATACGCCACCATTTCaacatgtgtatatttttttgagaaCATTTATATGAGTATGGTTGAGAAAGCGGACTTGGCGTCATTTGATATTATAATCAATTTATACGATCATgctaaacaacatttttataaaagatttaaaatccTAAAAGTACATGTTTTAGCGGCTTTGATGGACCCGTGCCACAAAGATTGGTGTAAACTAGAGAACTACATTAAAAGAATTCCACACTCCGATAGTTTGCCGGACGATTTCGTATTGGAAGGGGATGTTGCAAATCCAATaaccaaagaaaaattaattttatttgaattgctGAAACATGGAATCGGCGAAAGTCCTTCTAGTATCCTTACTCCTGCCGATCAACCAGAAAAAATAAAC aaaatttcaaatacgcgcagaaaaatgctaaattttatGAGTTCCGAAGCAAACTCGATTGAGGATGATATGTTAAAGGAGATACAAAAGTATCTAAATACATCAGTTTCGGAGACGGAAAGTTTAGAATGGTGGAAGGAGCACCAAAAG GTTTTTCCAAGGGTTGCAATATTAGCAAACATATTGTTTGGAATACCGGCAACCTTAGCGTCATCCGAAGTAGCATTTTCAATGGCTGGATCATGCATAGTAGAGAAAAGGCCAAGGCTCAATCCGTCAACagtaaaaaacaattgtttatccATGACAATTTTAAATTG GTGTCATCTGTGA